The following are encoded in a window of Haloarcula laminariae genomic DNA:
- a CDS encoding phytanoyl-CoA dioxygenase family protein — MALSDAQFEQYQRDGYVVVEDCLDSAVVEAVSERIESYVRNDREEAGFERMLEPDAAEDALGDADPVRKFEGIGMVREDDVFADLVTDENVLEVVRQLQGPNLSLLRSAAMLKPPRVGSEKKYHQDAAYYPIHPMDHVTVWMALDQATTENGCMQVVPGAHRDGLLGHEAIEYDTDITIAEGDYGPEDAVALPMEPGDVLFQHCLAPHYTAPNETDDWRRAYIAAYMRNRSRFTDPDPPEWVDSYHVSGETFPGCV, encoded by the coding sequence ATGGCTCTCTCCGACGCGCAGTTCGAACAGTACCAGCGCGACGGCTACGTCGTCGTCGAGGATTGCCTCGACAGCGCCGTCGTCGAAGCAGTGAGCGAACGCATCGAGTCCTACGTCCGGAACGACCGCGAGGAGGCGGGGTTCGAGCGGATGCTCGAACCCGACGCCGCCGAGGACGCGCTCGGCGACGCCGACCCGGTCCGGAAGTTCGAGGGAATCGGAATGGTCCGCGAGGACGACGTCTTCGCCGACCTCGTGACCGACGAGAACGTCCTCGAAGTCGTCAGACAGCTCCAGGGGCCGAACCTCTCCCTGCTCCGGAGCGCCGCCATGCTCAAGCCGCCACGGGTCGGCAGCGAGAAGAAGTACCACCAGGACGCCGCCTACTACCCCATCCACCCGATGGACCACGTCACGGTGTGGATGGCGCTTGACCAGGCCACGACCGAGAACGGCTGTATGCAGGTCGTCCCCGGCGCCCACAGGGACGGGCTCCTGGGTCACGAAGCCATCGAGTACGACACCGACATCACCATCGCCGAGGGCGACTACGGGCCGGAAGACGCCGTTGCCCTGCCGATGGAGCCCGGCGACGTGCTCTTCCAGCACTGCCTGGCTCCCCACTACACCGCACCCAACGAGACCGACGACTGGCGCCGGGCCTACATCGCCGCCTACATGCGCAACCGCTCGCGCTTTACCGACCCGGACCCGCCCGAGTGGGTCGACAGCTACCACGTCAGCGGCGAGACGTTCCCGGGGTGTGTGTAG
- a CDS encoding NRAMP family divalent metal transporter: MAATDASGLVGKLSNMGPTWLAGAIATGPATIGALVTAGAGYGYTLLWVVVLSAVMGAAAQYLAMRLGLLTEAGIVSAVEDNLGSSWAWLLVVDAVIAAGLAQLVIMKTLAGVSAEVTGQSPVVWAVAWSVVLAVGLAGGGYRYAELGAKVLVSLAVLLFVASLFVVPIDVGAAAAGLVPSIPAGVEGALLAAGILGGAVHIALVTMQSYTMRARGWTTDDSALARFDIGASMLVAFGIASLSIFLVAASVLSDPSLGVVGAANALGPLAGSNAKWLFLLGLWGAAVTTLGANTVVPPYLVADKMGWDQDTSDSRYQATVAVFALLSALGVFIPGAVFGLLVQALAVGFVGTPFVLALVLYLLNDPTAVPQTSSVVENVGGLLLIGVSTVVAGQWLQRVASGGVTDPVSLAILTFAAVLGAAMAGLLGLAARNWLAEDSEPAVAAD, translated from the coding sequence ATGGCGGCGACGGACGCCAGCGGACTGGTCGGGAAGCTCTCGAACATGGGCCCGACGTGGCTCGCCGGGGCCATCGCCACCGGCCCGGCGACCATCGGCGCGCTCGTGACCGCGGGGGCGGGCTATGGCTACACCCTGCTGTGGGTGGTCGTCCTCTCGGCGGTGATGGGCGCGGCCGCGCAGTATCTCGCGATGCGGCTTGGCCTGCTGACCGAGGCCGGCATCGTCTCCGCCGTCGAGGACAACCTCGGCTCGTCGTGGGCGTGGCTGCTGGTGGTCGACGCCGTCATCGCGGCGGGGCTCGCACAGCTGGTCATCATGAAGACGCTGGCTGGAGTCTCCGCCGAGGTCACCGGCCAGAGCCCCGTCGTCTGGGCGGTCGCGTGGAGCGTCGTCCTCGCGGTCGGCCTGGCCGGCGGCGGCTACCGCTACGCCGAGCTCGGCGCCAAAGTGCTCGTCTCGCTGGCCGTCCTGCTGTTTGTCGCGTCGCTTTTCGTCGTTCCCATCGACGTCGGTGCGGCCGCGGCGGGACTGGTCCCGTCCATCCCGGCCGGTGTCGAGGGCGCGCTGCTGGCGGCCGGTATCCTCGGCGGCGCGGTCCACATCGCACTGGTGACGATGCAGTCCTACACGATGCGAGCGCGCGGCTGGACGACCGACGACAGCGCGCTCGCTCGCTTCGACATCGGCGCGTCGATGCTCGTCGCCTTCGGTATCGCCAGTCTGTCCATCTTCCTCGTCGCCGCCTCGGTGCTTTCGGACCCGAGCCTCGGCGTCGTCGGCGCCGCGAACGCGCTCGGCCCCCTCGCCGGGAGCAACGCCAAGTGGCTGTTCCTGCTGGGGCTGTGGGGCGCGGCCGTGACGACGCTGGGCGCCAACACCGTCGTCCCGCCGTATCTCGTCGCGGACAAGATGGGGTGGGACCAGGACACCTCCGACTCCCGATACCAGGCGACTGTGGCCGTCTTCGCCCTCCTCAGCGCCCTGGGCGTGTTCATCCCCGGCGCCGTCTTCGGGCTGCTCGTCCAGGCTCTGGCCGTCGGCTTCGTCGGCACGCCGTTCGTGCTGGCGCTGGTGCTCTACCTGCTGAACGACCCGACCGCCGTCCCGCAGACGAGCTCGGTCGTCGAGAACGTCGGCGGCCTCCTGCTGATCGGCGTCAGCACCGTGGTCGCGGGCCAGTGGCTCCAGCGCGTAGCGTCGGGCGGTGTCACCGACCCGGTCTCCCTGGCGATACTGACCTTCGCCGCCGTGCTTGGCGCGGCGATGGCCGGGCTGCTCGGGCTGGCGGCGCGGAACTGGCTGGCCGAGGACAGCGAGCCGGCAGTGGCAGCCGACTGA
- a CDS encoding E3 ubiquitin ligase family protein: MVLPQLVALAFLAVGGYLLYAGGRRLTTVFHILRSDPLPVRELHGHRGPVEIEGRAVEGDDGTVEAPFTGSRCLAYTYEVEELRSSGKSESWETLDTGMAGVDFVVDDGTGRVVVDPEGADIHLEPQSVTVPPGTELPERLARYVAATDGVDPQDRVIDLKVTQLNVGNEQRFTERRLDVGEAVYVYGQATRGPSVEWGSNLVDALVGDGAATPMFVISDTDERGTAWRIARGGLWRAGLGLVLVAAVAAVAAGALL; the protein is encoded by the coding sequence ATGGTCCTTCCGCAGCTGGTCGCGCTCGCGTTCCTCGCCGTCGGTGGGTACCTCCTCTATGCCGGCGGCCGCCGCCTGACGACGGTCTTTCACATCCTCCGCTCGGACCCGCTCCCGGTGCGGGAGCTCCACGGCCACCGCGGGCCCGTCGAAATCGAGGGGCGGGCCGTCGAAGGTGACGACGGGACCGTCGAGGCCCCGTTCACCGGCTCGCGCTGTCTGGCCTACACTTACGAGGTCGAGGAGCTGCGCTCGTCGGGCAAAAGCGAGTCTTGGGAGACGCTCGACACCGGGATGGCCGGCGTTGACTTCGTTGTGGACGACGGCACCGGGCGGGTGGTCGTCGACCCCGAGGGCGCGGACATCCACCTCGAACCACAGTCGGTGACCGTTCCGCCGGGGACCGAACTGCCGGAACGCCTCGCGAGGTACGTCGCGGCCACCGACGGCGTCGACCCGCAGGACAGGGTCATCGACCTCAAGGTGACGCAGCTCAACGTCGGCAACGAGCAGCGGTTCACCGAGCGCCGCCTCGACGTGGGCGAGGCAGTGTACGTCTACGGACAGGCCACCCGCGGGCCGAGCGTCGAGTGGGGGAGCAACCTCGTCGACGCGCTCGTCGGCGACGGGGCGGCGACGCCGATGTTCGTCATCTCCGACACGGACGAGCGCGGGACGGCGTGGCGAATCGCCCGCGGCGGACTCTGGCGGGCCGGCCTGGGGCTGGTCCTCGTCGCCGCCGTCGCGGCCGTCGCCGCCGGGGCCCTGCTGTAG
- a CDS encoding Hsp20/alpha crystallin family protein, with amino-acid sequence MSALREALGSLPDAVFADVLESEEGYLLVLDLPGVTADTLEVTVEAGRLVIEGQRSKDVPREFRFVREDRSVFLDVELPLPPDATGQGAEGTVSRGVLELSIPKATAAPSTTVPIDEA; translated from the coding sequence ATGTCAGCCCTGCGTGAGGCGCTGGGGTCGCTCCCCGACGCCGTGTTCGCGGACGTGCTCGAATCCGAGGAGGGGTACCTGCTCGTGTTGGACCTGCCGGGCGTGACCGCCGACACCCTCGAAGTCACGGTCGAGGCGGGTCGTCTCGTCATCGAGGGCCAGCGCAGCAAGGACGTGCCCCGGGAGTTCCGGTTCGTCCGCGAGGACCGCTCCGTGTTCCTGGACGTCGAGCTGCCGCTGCCGCCGGACGCCACCGGCCAGGGCGCCGAGGGGACCGTCTCCCGCGGGGTCCTCGAACTGTCGATTCCGAAGGCGACGGCCGCGCCGAGTACGACCGTCCCCATCGACGAGGCCTGA
- a CDS encoding molybdopterin-binding protein: protein MAGAPPSDLEECTLETARRQLGSYAVPVDRTDRIPLSVAVGRVLATDVTAADPIPGADIAPDDTVFERGHRLRPADVGLLKAAGVNELLVRQRPQVGIVPTGDGLVERDPGPDERIETAGFTLSQYVDRWGGKVTYRNAVADDAPALRMAVQRDLTRDVVVLTGTEPGDTLREVVRELGDIVADRVAVAPGRETGLAVVQDRPVLLMPESPVAARVGAVELLRPLLKGFGDAPLSPHPSRQATLEEPLDTDDAVRSFVPVALDGGRATPLSGTDLATATRADGWVTVPADTLDPAAGDTVAVEDWDYLP from the coding sequence ATGGCCGGGGCCCCGCCGAGCGACCTGGAGGAGTGTACGCTGGAGACCGCCCGCCGACAGCTGGGCAGTTACGCGGTGCCGGTCGACCGGACCGACCGCATCCCGCTGTCGGTTGCCGTCGGGCGCGTCCTGGCGACAGACGTGACGGCCGCCGACCCGATTCCCGGCGCCGACATCGCCCCCGACGACACCGTCTTCGAGCGGGGCCACCGGCTCCGCCCCGCGGACGTGGGCCTGCTGAAGGCCGCCGGCGTGAACGAGCTGCTGGTGCGCCAGCGCCCGCAGGTCGGCATCGTCCCGACCGGCGACGGCCTGGTGGAACGGGACCCCGGGCCCGACGAACGCATCGAGACGGCCGGCTTCACCCTCTCCCAGTACGTCGACCGGTGGGGCGGGAAGGTCACCTATCGCAACGCCGTCGCCGACGACGCGCCCGCCCTTCGGATGGCGGTCCAGCGCGACCTGACGCGGGACGTCGTCGTCCTGACCGGCACCGAGCCGGGCGACACGCTCCGGGAGGTCGTCCGGGAGCTGGGCGATATCGTCGCCGACCGCGTCGCCGTCGCCCCCGGACGCGAGACGGGTCTGGCCGTGGTTCAGGACCGGCCGGTGCTGTTGATGCCGGAGTCGCCCGTCGCCGCCCGCGTGGGCGCGGTCGAGTTGCTCCGCCCGCTGCTGAAGGGGTTCGGCGACGCCCCGCTGTCGCCCCACCCGAGCCGACAGGCGACCCTGGAAGAGCCACTGGACACCGACGACGCCGTGCGGTCGTTCGTCCCGGTCGCACTGGACGGCGGGCGGGCGACGCCGCTGTCGGGGACGGACCTCGCGACGGCGACGCGGGCCGACGGCTGGGTGACGGTGCCGGCGGACACACTGGACCCGGCGGCCGGCGATACCGTCGCTGTCGAGGACTGGGACTATCTACCGTAG
- the speB gene encoding agmatinase: MTFPGAVADREGAAYALVGAPLDASTSFRPGARFGPRRVREFGEQFDDYDHHTGRRFTDLGVYDHGDVGPTADTAEYLTFLESAIGEFASDGAVPLLVGGEHTVSVAAVRALDPDVFVCADAHLDLRASYAGDDLSHATVTRHALSVADRAVVLGARTGSEREWERAGEGDVTVVPPEDVADWTPDLGDERAYLSVDIDAADPGFAPGTGTPEPFGLTPRELRDVVRAVAPHAVGFDAVEVNDRDDGQAATLAAKLLRAFVFAHAVA; the protein is encoded by the coding sequence ATGACGTTCCCCGGCGCGGTCGCCGACCGCGAGGGAGCGGCCTACGCCCTCGTGGGGGCGCCGCTGGACGCCTCGACCTCGTTCCGTCCGGGCGCCCGCTTCGGCCCGCGCCGCGTTCGCGAGTTCGGCGAACAGTTCGACGACTACGACCACCACACCGGGCGACGGTTCACCGACCTCGGTGTGTACGACCACGGCGACGTCGGCCCCACGGCCGACACCGCCGAATACCTCACTTTCCTGGAGAGCGCCATCGGCGAGTTCGCGAGCGACGGCGCCGTCCCCCTGCTGGTCGGCGGCGAACACACCGTCAGCGTCGCCGCCGTCCGCGCACTCGACCCGGACGTGTTCGTCTGTGCCGACGCCCATCTGGACCTGCGGGCGTCCTACGCCGGCGACGACCTCTCACACGCCACGGTGACCCGCCACGCCCTCTCGGTCGCCGACCGCGCGGTCGTGCTGGGCGCCCGCACCGGCAGCGAGCGCGAGTGGGAGCGCGCGGGCGAGGGCGACGTGACCGTCGTCCCCCCCGAGGACGTGGCCGACTGGACGCCCGACCTAGGCGACGAGCGGGCCTACCTCTCGGTGGATATCGACGCCGCCGACCCCGGCTTCGCGCCGGGCACGGGCACGCCGGAACCCTTTGGATTGACGCCCCGCGAACTCCGTGACGTGGTTCGGGCCGTCGCTCCCCACGCCGTCGGGTTCGACGCCGTGGAGGTCAACGACCGCGACGACGGCCAGGCCGCGACGCTGGCCGCGAAGCTACTCAGGGCCTTCGTCTTCGCCCACGCTGTGGCATAA
- the trmY gene encoding tRNA (pseudouridine(54)-N(1))-methyltransferase TrmY, with product MRQFVVIGHDAPTTPEFSLDDLAGAAGRLDVLCRCVTSAFFLSHAIREAVRVHLVLADEYTVTFDGSELRRLNPDERSTAALIRNALDEREEAIGHVPVESSPGVSLTRRGFAPTLEDVAREGTVVQLHEDGDAAAEVEPPSDPVFVLSDHHDFGDEETGHIESHADRRLSLGPEPLHADHAITVAHNYLDTDGFQRY from the coding sequence ATGCGCCAGTTCGTCGTCATCGGTCACGACGCGCCCACTACGCCGGAGTTCTCGCTCGACGACCTCGCCGGGGCCGCCGGCCGCCTCGACGTGCTATGTCGGTGTGTCACCAGCGCCTTCTTCCTCTCCCACGCCATCCGCGAGGCCGTCCGGGTCCACCTCGTGCTGGCCGACGAGTACACCGTCACCTTCGACGGGAGCGAGCTCCGCCGGCTCAACCCCGACGAGCGCTCGACGGCCGCGCTGATTCGCAACGCGCTCGACGAGCGCGAGGAGGCCATCGGCCACGTCCCGGTCGAGAGCTCGCCGGGGGTCTCGCTGACCCGGCGCGGGTTCGCGCCGACCCTGGAGGACGTGGCCCGCGAGGGGACCGTCGTCCAGCTCCACGAGGACGGCGACGCCGCCGCCGAGGTCGAGCCCCCGTCAGACCCCGTTTTCGTCCTCTCGGACCACCACGACTTCGGTGACGAGGAGACAGGTCACATCGAGTCCCACGCGGACCGGCGGCTCTCGCTGGGCCCGGAGCCGCTCCACGCCGACCACGCCATCACGGTCGCACACAACTACCTCGACACCGACGGGTTCCAGCGGTACTGA
- a CDS encoding DUF3267 domain-containing protein, with translation MTGDRPDSDYAPSDALVPATPEGYHDPAPFEYPAWLLMIGSALLFVPAVVLFGGVLWAVHGVAVYESLAVVTETGTGITFEFNLALIVGLTLLAVGVTVVVHELVHGLVFGRYGYRVSYGAMPQIGAFYATPFHQFVTREHAFPVALAPLVVISLVGLPLLAVPVPLFAVFVFLVLLVNAAGAVGDLYIVAYLLRKPPGTLLYDSDIRHSYVFEPE, from the coding sequence ATGACCGGCGACCGCCCCGACAGCGACTACGCGCCCTCCGACGCGCTCGTCCCGGCCACGCCCGAGGGGTATCACGACCCGGCACCGTTCGAGTATCCGGCCTGGCTCCTCATGATAGGCAGCGCCCTCCTCTTCGTCCCCGCAGTGGTGCTGTTCGGGGGCGTGCTCTGGGCCGTCCACGGCGTGGCGGTCTACGAGTCACTCGCCGTCGTCACCGAGACGGGGACCGGTATCACGTTCGAGTTCAACCTCGCGCTCATCGTCGGCCTGACGCTGCTCGCGGTCGGCGTGACCGTCGTCGTCCACGAACTCGTCCACGGGCTGGTCTTCGGTCGGTACGGCTACCGGGTCTCCTACGGCGCGATGCCGCAGATAGGCGCGTTCTACGCGACCCCGTTCCACCAGTTCGTCACCCGCGAACATGCCTTCCCGGTCGCGCTCGCGCCGCTGGTGGTCATCTCGCTCGTCGGGCTCCCGCTGCTCGCCGTCCCGGTGCCGCTGTTTGCCGTCTTCGTCTTCCTGGTCCTGCTCGTCAACGCCGCCGGCGCCGTCGGGGACCTCTACATCGTGGCGTATCTGCTCCGGAAGCCGCCCGGAACGCTACTGTACGACAGCGACATCCGCCACTCCTACGTGTTCGAACCGGAGTGA
- a CDS encoding ABC1 kinase family protein, with product MNLRAYWRFLRVARQFLPLLLAYARDRKRFLLFGSGRQVTSEQRRRRAQSLLDSLLTLGPTFIKLGQLLSTRPDVLPPEYIDEFASLQDQVPPADWDRAKVVLEEELGPVEERFAEFDTDAISGASLGQVYRARVDGRDVAVKIRRPDIEDLVEADLRVIRWSLPILMYFIDDARSFSLETLADEFAKTIRQEMDYEREAEMLREIRANFADNDRIRIPDVVGSHSTRRVLAMEYVPGTKINDIDDLDARGVDRTELAETLQTAYLQMIIDDGVFHADPHPGNLAVQDDGTLVFYDFGMSGRVDPFVQEKIIDFYAAVADQNIQAILDALIEMGTLSPEADREVMGDVMELAIADARGEDIEQYRVQQIVQQVEDTIYEFPLRLPANLALVLRVATVVEGVCVTLDPEFDFISVATEFLREEGYLTAGVKNYVQDRATEVQDAAQSAVRIPPKLESVLDRVEREELTVRADIEDSDRLLATMTKRLILGMMLASTLFSTAFLYAEAGLLVAGGAGLAVVVLGLSLWWSFRRKKGVRAKPQFTRQSMRDRDGGNVGAMGLPDEGEDG from the coding sequence GTGAACCTCCGCGCGTACTGGCGGTTCCTCCGCGTCGCCCGGCAGTTCCTCCCCCTGTTGCTCGCGTACGCCCGCGACCGGAAGCGGTTTCTCCTGTTTGGCTCCGGCCGACAGGTGACGAGCGAACAGCGCCGCAGGCGGGCCCAGTCGCTGCTCGATTCGCTGCTGACGCTTGGCCCGACGTTCATCAAGCTGGGACAGCTGCTGTCGACGCGGCCGGACGTGCTCCCGCCGGAGTACATCGACGAGTTCGCGTCCCTTCAGGACCAGGTACCCCCCGCGGACTGGGACCGGGCGAAGGTCGTCCTCGAAGAGGAGCTGGGGCCGGTCGAGGAGCGGTTCGCCGAGTTCGACACCGACGCCATCAGCGGCGCGTCGCTGGGCCAGGTGTACCGGGCCCGGGTCGACGGCCGTGACGTGGCGGTGAAGATTCGCCGGCCCGACATCGAGGACCTCGTCGAGGCCGACCTGCGGGTCATCCGCTGGTCCCTGCCGATTCTGATGTACTTCATCGACGACGCCCGCTCTTTCTCCCTGGAGACGCTGGCCGACGAGTTCGCCAAGACCATCCGCCAGGAGATGGACTACGAGCGCGAGGCCGAGATGCTCCGCGAGATTCGGGCCAACTTCGCCGACAACGACCGCATCCGCATCCCCGATGTCGTCGGGAGCCACTCCACGCGGCGGGTGCTCGCGATGGAGTACGTCCCCGGCACGAAGATAAACGACATCGACGACCTCGACGCGCGGGGGGTCGACCGGACCGAACTGGCCGAGACGCTGCAGACGGCCTATCTCCAGATGATAATCGACGACGGCGTCTTCCACGCGGACCCCCACCCCGGGAACCTGGCCGTCCAGGACGACGGGACGCTCGTCTTCTACGACTTCGGGATGTCCGGGCGGGTGGACCCGTTCGTCCAGGAGAAGATAATCGACTTCTACGCCGCCGTCGCCGACCAGAACATCCAGGCCATCCTCGACGCCCTCATCGAGATGGGCACCCTGAGCCCGGAGGCGGACCGGGAAGTGATGGGCGACGTGATGGAGCTGGCCATCGCCGACGCCCGCGGCGAGGACATAGAGCAGTACCGCGTCCAGCAGATCGTCCAGCAGGTCGAGGACACCATCTACGAGTTCCCCCTGCGCCTGCCGGCGAACCTCGCGCTCGTCCTCCGCGTGGCGACCGTCGTCGAGGGGGTCTGTGTGACGCTTGACCCGGAGTTCGACTTCATCTCCGTGGCGACGGAGTTCCTGCGCGAGGAGGGGTATCTCACCGCCGGCGTGAAAAACTACGTCCAGGACCGCGCGACCGAGGTCCAGGACGCCGCACAGTCCGCGGTCCGCATCCCGCCCAAACTCGAATCCGTCCTCGACCGCGTCGAGCGCGAGGAACTGACCGTCCGCGCCGACATCGAGGACTCGGACAGGCTGTTGGCGACGATGACCAAACGGCTCATCCTAGGCATGATGCTCGCGAGCACGCTGTTCTCGACGGCGTTCCTCTACGCGGAGGCCGGCCTCCTCGTGGCCGGCGGCGCCGGCCTCGCGGTCGTGGTCCTCGGGCTGTCGCTGTGGTGGTCGTTCCGGCGGAAGAAGGGCGTCCGCGCGAAGCCGCAGTTCACCCGCCAGAGCATGCGCGACCGCGACGGCGGCAACGTCGGGGCGATGGGGCTCCCCGACGAGGGCGAGGACGGCTGA
- a CDS encoding translation initiation factor IF-5A, with the protein MARQQTEVRELDEGSYVMIEDTPCKIDSYSTAKPGKHGSAKARIDARGVFDSKKRSLSQPVDAKIWVPIVDRKQGQVVSTDGGDAQVMDLETYDTFTMLMPDDVDLEPDDEIEYLEYEDQRKITRS; encoded by the coding sequence ATGGCTCGACAGCAGACGGAAGTCCGAGAACTCGACGAAGGAAGCTACGTGATGATAGAGGATACGCCGTGTAAGATCGACTCCTACAGCACGGCCAAACCGGGCAAGCACGGGAGCGCGAAGGCGCGTATCGACGCCCGCGGCGTCTTCGACAGCAAGAAGCGCTCGCTCTCCCAGCCCGTCGACGCGAAGATCTGGGTCCCCATCGTCGACCGGAAGCAGGGCCAGGTCGTCTCGACCGACGGCGGCGACGCTCAGGTGATGGACCTGGAGACCTACGACACGTTCACGATGCTGATGCCCGACGACGTGGACCTCGAACCCGACGACGAGATCGAGTACCTCGAATACGAGGACCAGCGCAAAATCACACGGTCGTAA